tttctttaaatttaatcacttttaatgataaaataatcaaatagaGAGTCAAATAGCTAGCATGGTTGGAGCAAAACATAAATTTGGctaaactaatattttatattattttagagaATCAAATAGCTAAttagtattggagatgctctaaggtGCTGGATTTGGGTTGAAGCGGGTAATATTTACATGGTATTGGAGCAGAAACGTAAGACTATGTAAGGATAAATATAACCCTTTTGATAATCAAAAGTAAGGACATGATTAGTGATTTATTAAGTAAAAGACAAGAATACTACTCCCTCAGTTTCATAATAATTGTCGTTTTGAGGATAAAATTTTGTTTCAAATTATTTGACGTTTTACACTTTTCAATGAGCATTAAATGTGTTTTTTCCAACTTTGTCCTTATataataaaaggaaagaaattTGCAGAGAAATTTAAGCATTAATTGCAATGGGGTAATAAGGTAATGTTCAACTACTTTTTAGGATAATTAATAGGTTTCTTAATATGCGTGTAGAAACCTTAAaagacaattaaaataaaacagaGGGAGTAATTATGAATTAAAGTCAAGAACATCAATACATCATGAGCAGCATTCTCCTATTCAAACAAAAGAACAATTAATACTCTCTTCTTTGGTAGTTGAACTATAATATCTCCTAGCTAGTTGCTAAAAATCACCTTCATAATTTACTTTCAAACTAATGGTCTTGTCTAATTATCATGCATGCAAAATATacaccatttaaaaaaaatctactaATACTCATGGAATAATACATCCGACtaattaaaaaacatatattaagaataataataaaaactatttcAAGTCATAATTACCGGTTTAAATTTTTAGTTAAATTGTTTCTTGATATAGTACCAGAACTTCTTATTGTCAAACATTAATATACAATCTATGATTGAGTCTTAACTATCAGTTTGAGCTTTTAGTTAAAACGGTTCTATGATGTGtgaaattaaaaacacatgactTATTATATCTTAATTATcaacttaaacttaaaaaaaaaaaattgtttcttGGCATCGGATTCAGAAGGGGTTTTGGTGGGCTTGAGTAGGGGTGAGCATGGTCCGGTTAggttcaaaaaccgaaccgaaccaaacaaaaccgaaccaaataggagcaatttttgtaaaccgaaccaaaccaaattgtaattcggttcggttcaaaccgaaccaaactatttcggtttggttcgaTTTGGTTCTATTTCAAACCAAAttatagataattaaataatgttctctgaatttttttcttcttaattttataatgttttacatttaatATTTGATCAACAGAAGTTATTTCAACTCAAAGAAAAGAATAGGATCTTCCCCCGGAATGGTAAGAAGCTTTGTCTGCCTATTATGTGTTTGCCCGGCCTTTGTCTAATTCCAATATAAACTTATAATGTTCTCTGGAATGGAATTAAATAAtattgtataaattataaaacttaTATCAAACATTGAtgttcctttctttcttttttatagtGTTCTGGAACTTTTTGTTTGTTGTGCTTATAAATTATACATCTCAAATAATAattctaaattaatttaatatattctttttaatAACCAAATAATATAATATCATTCCaattctaataatattttaattcctCTTTCTCGACTTTTATATTTGTTACGTTATTTTAATATCCAAATAATACTCTAATTcggttttttaggtttttttggtttatacccgaaccaaaccgaaccgaaccaaaaaccgAAGTTGCACAAAAATgagaaccaaaccaaaccaaattgcaatttggttcggtttggttcggttttttcgattcggttttttcggttttcggtttttggttcggttttgctCACCCCTAGGCTTGAGCACCCACTTGTCACCGGAAAATGTCCAAAATTTTATGGAAACCATGAACGGAAATGTAAAAACACTAAAAATAAGTATAAATTTAGCACACATACACAATAACACCCCCTCCAGCTAAATTCTGAATCAGTCACTAGATGCAtacaattttattgaaaatattaATGTTAAAAAGTAAATTTATACAAATAACATTAATTGATGTGTTGAATGTATTTATAGACAAACACAATGTAATCATTAATTCCAAATTTCAGATATCTTTCACAAGAAGCCATTTCCTTACATctaatgattaattaattaattaatttcctcTTCTGCTACTATAATTGGAAAcctataattaaataaatgggTATAATGTAGGTGAGAATCCACTATATATGCCTAGATGCATCCAAcaacttattatatatattcaatTGCAGAACCCAGTAGCTCTCTTTCTGCTATATATTCTAATGGTTTTGCCTAGCTATGTTATGTGGGTATCAATCTTTTCTTCTATATATCTCCTTAAAATAATTAAGCAAAAAAATCTTAAGCTTAATTGGGACTTAACTATTTAATTAGTGCTTTAAACCTGAACAAAGTCATTATCTCTAATCTAAAAGATGCCCACCTAGCTAATTAATCTTTTTGTCATGTTTATAACCTAATTAAAGTACCAAGTCTTAGCTACTTCTTtatacttgtataggccgattCCCAAGCTCTTACACAGCTTGATAATTAAGTTATTATATACATAGTTAATCCAGTTTCACACTCAAATCACTATTACTATAGAATTTGACGGACATTAAGCAGCAAATTCTATTAATAAAGAGGAATTTGTAATTCTTTTTCGTGAATTTCAACGAATTCCAAACaccccaactaggttggcatccTTATAAAGACTTCAAAGTCTTAACCCTCTAGACccgaattttattaaaaataaaaaacaaattcaaACAGAATCATACAACCCGGTAAAACACGGGATGGAATTAACGAAAACGATACTGACTAAAACCACTAAAATCCTAGCGGGTGGCAAAAAGTAGGCGCGGAACATGAAAATTAGGGAgaatttgtaattaattaagACAACATGAACATAAAAAATAGTTAGGGTTATTGCATTAAGCAAAAAACTTGAAGATTTCTTTGATCTAATTAGTAAAATGTGAAAGATGttacatatatatctatatcATTTATAAAACATAGAAAAATAAACTACAAATTTAGCAAATGCAGTGAACGGATTGCATCTTTCTgcaattatacatatatataaatataaacatcTGCAATAATTGAAGTAAACAAAAGCAGCTATGGCCATTATGCAATATGCATACAAACATCTTGAGCAGATAAATATACTTCCAGGTGTCCCCAAATTTCTTGGGTCTAATGCCTATGTTCATCGgtgaaattaaaattaacaattaatAAATCAAACAAAGATAATCTTTCAAAGTTTTGTCTTTAATTAACATACAAGGGGAAGGTATAGTTTGGTTTCTAGCAGGCACAGAAACGGAAAAAAGGGAGAAAAAGTAGCCTGGTAGTCCATAAACAATGAAAGGATAAAGCTGAACTGAACCCAGAAGAGAAAACATGAACAACAACAAGACAAAAATCAAAATCCCTTCTCTACCTACCTTATATACTTAATTATaccaataatataatcataaaaataaaCATCAACTCCTTAATCTACTCGTTTCTATTCTTCAGCAGTAGACATCAATGGAGATGGATTAAATTAAAGGGCTAAAAAGATAGCTATAAACTAGCTAAGATTACAGATAATTTGCTGTGAATGAACCcaaaaaccaaaaccaaaagcAAAACCAAAGAAGCCCTAAGATTTAGGGTGCAGGAAAAGTTGCGTACCGGACATGAAAGCATTAAGAGGAAAAGGGTAAGAAGAATTAGGAGGAGGAGCAGCAGCAGCAGTAGGAGGAGgaacagaagaagaagtagaagctAAAGTAGTATAAGTTAGGGCAGAATTGAAATGGGTAGTGGTAGTAGATGAGGTTTGAGGGCCTTGGTCATAGAGTATGCCCTTAAAAACATGTCCTCCAATGTTAACACTTGTTTGATATGCAAACtgatcttcttcttcatcatttgAACTCACTCTAAAGCACCGAAATGTAGCTGTAGAGTTCACTTGAGCAGGAAAATCCCCAACTTCTAAACcttgagaaaaagaaaaaaagatgaGAACTTTACCAAAAAGAAACAACCTTTCTTGTCAGGATTACACCACATTTCTAGGGTTTGTGTCAAATTTTATGAAAAACCATCATTAGAAGTGAATAGTAAAATAGATCTAAAGAGAAGAAAATAAGGGATTTTATTAGATTTGTACCTGTAGAAGAAGGATTTTGAATTTCTCTGAGCCTTTTAGGGTTCTGTTGAAGGTGATTTTGTTGCTGTAGCTGCAGTTGAAAAGCagctggagaagaagaagaagcagcagaagcagaaggaggaggaggaggtagaAATTGAGACCTGGGCCTTCTCCTATAAGCAGGAACCCAAGTGCTTTTGACGTGTGTTTGGCACTGAAATCCTTTACTTTTACAACAAGTTCTACATCTCTTATGAACACAGTCTTTTTTTGCCTGGTTTCCACAGTCTTGGCATCTTGATCCACCTAAATAATCTtgtctcatcatcatcatcattacaCATTATTACccctcattcttcttcttcttcaaaatcTTACCTAATTAATTATTACTTTCACTTACTTTCTCAGACTTTCACTTCATAATCATCAAAGAAGCAAGAGATCAAGAATTTGTTTCTGCTTCTGCTTCTGCTTCTGTTTCTGCTGCTGAGAATACCTTAAAAACAGACTTTCATTATGAGGGTAAATACTGTGTAAAGTATTTAGAAAATCTGAATGTGTTTCATATTTGTTACCACAATTGATTacagttctttttttttattatgattcaaacaaagtacagaaaaacTATTGATTGGGGTGGGTATTTGATTATTTGGACAGAAAAACtcaataatttttttcaattcaaCCCCATGTGTACATGATTTAATAACTCCACTTTGGAACTTTCTACCAAAACTCAATTATATGGATACATCCATTTGGCACCTTatgttctttctttttaattatttacatGTGACTCTAATATGTATTTACTTTATTCATAATTTTATATC
The window above is part of the Euphorbia lathyris chromosome 3, ddEupLath1.1, whole genome shotgun sequence genome. Proteins encoded here:
- the LOC136224080 gene encoding protein SHI RELATED SEQUENCE 1 isoform X1; this encodes MMMMMRQDYLGGSRCQDCGNQAKKDCVHKRCRTCCKSKGFQCQTHVKSTWVPAYRRRPRSQFLPPPPPSASAASSSSPAAFQLQLQQQNHLQQNPKRLREIQNPSSTGLEVGDFPAQVNSTATFRCFRVSSNDEEEDQFAYQTSVNIGGHVFKGILYDQGPQTSSTTTTHFNSALTYTTLASTSSSVPPPTAAAAPPPNSSYPFPLNAFMSGTQLFLHPKS
- the LOC136224080 gene encoding protein SHI RELATED SEQUENCE 1 isoform X2 — translated: MMMMMRQDYLGGSRCQDCGNQAKKDCVHKRCRTCCKSKGFQCQTHVKSTWVPAYRRRPRSQFLPPPPPSASAASSSSPAAFQLQLQQQNHLQQNPKRLREIQNPSSTEVGDFPAQVNSTATFRCFRVSSNDEEEDQFAYQTSVNIGGHVFKGILYDQGPQTSSTTTTHFNSALTYTTLASTSSSVPPPTAAAAPPPNSSYPFPLNAFMSGTQLFLHPKS